In Acinetobacter sp. WCHAc010034, a genomic segment contains:
- a CDS encoding DUF4424 family protein has product MREKLLILLAFSPIAIWANDSTGYVSTGGVQYLKNKDIQMHSEDLFISKKQIKVDYQFKNLSQKDVTETILFPLPPVENFFESDFADTERLLQSFKVQANGKTIQPEMHVRTFIQKDEKSKPVDLTAEFKQCGFTEKEMLNPWNRQNYEYAPFEAKLRSCNNAKLQQVLPENKDESIAWSSQVIYSWKQTFKAASLTRVQHQYAPLVGGSVALYPAEDEKAYCMDSSFKAGLKKAKSQHAPYQALGYILKTGANWAKPIQDFKLTVERDADELVSFCWAGKVTKISPTRFQMTEKNFVPKQDLDIIFVRKL; this is encoded by the coding sequence ATGAGAGAAAAATTACTAATTTTGCTGGCGTTCAGCCCGATTGCCATATGGGCCAACGACTCCACCGGCTATGTTTCCACAGGCGGCGTGCAGTACCTGAAAAATAAAGACATTCAGATGCACAGCGAAGATCTGTTTATCAGCAAAAAGCAAATCAAGGTTGATTATCAGTTTAAAAATTTAAGTCAGAAGGACGTAACTGAAACCATTCTTTTTCCGCTGCCGCCGGTTGAAAACTTTTTTGAGTCGGATTTTGCCGATACAGAACGGCTGCTGCAAAGCTTCAAGGTTCAGGCCAATGGAAAAACCATACAGCCTGAAATGCATGTCCGCACTTTTATTCAGAAAGATGAAAAATCCAAGCCGGTTGATTTAACTGCCGAGTTTAAGCAATGCGGGTTTACCGAAAAGGAAATGCTGAATCCTTGGAACCGGCAGAATTATGAATATGCGCCCTTTGAAGCCAAGCTGAGAAGCTGTAACAATGCAAAACTGCAGCAGGTGCTTCCAGAAAATAAAGATGAATCTATTGCATGGTCTTCGCAGGTGATTTACAGCTGGAAGCAGACGTTTAAAGCCGCTTCGCTGACGCGCGTGCAGCACCAGTATGCACCGCTGGTCGGCGGTTCAGTGGCGCTTTATCCGGCAGAAGATGAAAAAGCTTACTGTATGGACAGCAGTTTTAAAGCCGGCCTAAAGAAAGCCAAGTCACAGCATGCGCCATATCAGGCTTTGGGCTATATTTTAAAAACCGGCGCCAACTGGGCTAAGCCGATTCAGGATTTTAAGCTGACCGTAGAGCGTGATGCGGATGAATTGGTTTCTTTCTGCTGGGCGGGCAAAGTCACGAAAATCAGCCCGACACGCTTTCAAATGACTGAAAAGAATTTTGTACCGAAGCAGGATTTGGATATTATTTTTGTGCGCAAGCTTTAA
- a CDS encoding tetratricopeptide repeat protein: protein MSDLPISAELFNRAMAGNRDAQFELAEIYMQSEQDEHVELAEEWALKAAQLGHVEAMYWLGEGYVFYAKDLREEEPEEAKAYFEHAYRWLEQAAKHQHAAAVLELAGFYRRGDVVAKDPVKSAELVKQAAELGEVQAMRDLAFIYENGLGLDADEEKADYWSEKAKASEQPEAE, encoded by the coding sequence ATGTCTGATCTCCCTATTTCTGCCGAGCTGTTTAACCGCGCCATGGCAGGCAACCGCGATGCCCAATTTGAGCTGGCTGAAATTTACATGCAAAGCGAACAGGATGAGCATGTTGAGCTGGCTGAAGAATGGGCGCTGAAAGCCGCGCAGCTGGGCCATGTTGAAGCGATGTACTGGCTGGGCGAAGGCTATGTTTTTTATGCCAAAGACCTGCGTGAAGAAGAGCCGGAAGAGGCCAAAGCCTATTTTGAGCATGCTTACCGCTGGCTGGAACAGGCGGCGAAGCATCAGCATGCAGCTGCGGTGCTGGAGCTGGCCGGTTTTTACCGCCGCGGCGATGTCGTTGCAAAAGACCCGGTAAAATCTGCAGAACTGGTGAAGCAAGCTGCTGAGCTGGGTGAAGTGCAAGCCATGCGTGACTTGGCCTTTATCTATGAAAATGGCTTAGGCCTTGACGCTGACGAAGAAAAAGCCGATTACTGGTCTGAAAAGGCCAAAGCTTCTGAGCAGCCAGAAGCCGAATAA
- a CDS encoding PepSY-associated TM helix domain-containing protein, with protein MRPDAKAEGPRQSMSWLHTWASLILGWLLYAIFLTGTLSFFQNEITVWMKPELHQSVPQASQIQQTQVALNYLQQNHPNAGSWSILLPDARQNTTQLTIREQGEDPRSRRGGKRITIDSATGEVLEARDTRGGGFLYRFHFELYGMPRLWTRWLVGIATLFMLVAIISGVITHKKIFKDFFTFRSGKGQRSWLDAHNATAVFALPFHIMITFSGLLLLMFMLMPWGVEQIYENRGQFLQEQSRALTQGSSKENGKGNNNAAGSAQNGAERQQPPEAQAAPLADLSPMLVNAQLEWKNNPIGSITIIAPNTDQAKVELRALYGESVAHRNVYPSLQYDGVTGKNISDEHAGLKNPSIPMGIYNVFTSLHEAQGAATALRWLLFLSGIVGTMMVATGLILWCVKRAPQQQKQGYKSFGYRTVEVLNVAAIIGLPIACAAYFYANRFISVNLENRLEWEIRCFFIVWLLTLVYALLRIHRQAWLELLALAAAAFALLPIINFMTGGQALWNSIAHGQWMIASVDLAMWVFAVLFAYSFYKVKKHKGLPVKKARAPKTAAKEADA; from the coding sequence ATGCGTCCAGATGCCAAAGCGGAAGGGCCGCGCCAGTCCATGTCATGGCTGCATACCTGGGCCAGCTTAATTTTAGGCTGGCTGCTGTATGCAATTTTCCTGACCGGCACGCTGAGTTTCTTCCAAAATGAAATCACGGTTTGGATGAAGCCGGAACTGCATCAGTCCGTGCCTCAGGCCTCGCAAATTCAGCAAACGCAGGTGGCGCTGAACTATCTGCAGCAGAACCACCCGAATGCCGGAAGCTGGAGCATCCTGCTGCCGGACGCGCGCCAGAACACCACCCAGCTGACCATCCGCGAGCAGGGCGAAGATCCGCGCTCACGCAGGGGCGGCAAGCGCATTACCATTGACAGCGCCACCGGTGAAGTGCTGGAAGCGCGCGACACCCGCGGCGGTGGCTTCCTGTACCGCTTCCATTTTGAACTGTACGGCATGCCCCGCCTGTGGACGCGCTGGCTGGTGGGAATTGCGACTTTATTCATGCTGGTGGCGATTATCAGCGGCGTGATTACCCATAAAAAAATCTTCAAGGATTTCTTCACCTTCCGTTCCGGCAAGGGCCAGCGCTCCTGGCTGGACGCGCACAATGCCACTGCGGTATTTGCCCTGCCCTTTCATATTATGATTACCTTCAGCGGCCTGCTGCTGCTGATGTTTATGCTGATGCCGTGGGGCGTTGAGCAGATTTATGAAAACCGCGGGCAATTCCTGCAGGAGCAGAGCCGCGCCCTGACGCAAGGCAGCAGTAAGGAAAACGGCAAGGGCAATAACAATGCAGCCGGCTCTGCTCAAAACGGCGCTGAACGCCAGCAGCCGCCTGAAGCGCAAGCTGCGCCGCTAGCCGATTTAAGCCCAATGCTGGTCAATGCGCAGCTGGAATGGAAAAACAATCCGATTGGAAGCATTACGATTATTGCGCCGAATACCGATCAGGCTAAAGTAGAGCTGCGCGCCCTGTACGGCGAAAGCGTGGCGCACCGCAATGTCTATCCAAGCCTGCAGTATGACGGCGTGACCGGCAAAAATATCAGCGATGAGCATGCCGGCTTAAAGAATCCGTCTATTCCGATGGGCATTTACAATGTCTTCACCTCGTTGCATGAGGCCCAAGGCGCGGCCACCGCCCTGCGCTGGCTGCTGTTCTTATCCGGCATTGTCGGCACCATGATGGTCGCCACCGGCCTGATCCTCTGGTGCGTGAAGCGCGCCCCGCAGCAGCAGAAACAAGGCTATAAGTCTTTCGGCTACCGCACCGTTGAAGTGCTGAATGTGGCCGCCATCATCGGCCTGCCGATTGCCTGCGCAGCCTATTTCTACGCCAACCGCTTTATTTCCGTGAATCTGGAAAACCGTCTGGAATGGGAAATCCGCTGTTTCTTTATTGTCTGGCTGCTGACCTTAGTCTACGCCCTGCTGCGCATCCACCGCCAAGCCTGGCTGGAACTTTTAGCCCTGGCCGCCGCGGCCTTTGCCCTGCTGCCAATCATCAACTTTATGACCGGCGGTCAAGCGCTGTGGAACAGCATTGCGCATGGCCAATGGATGATTGCCAGCGTAGATTTAGCCATGTGGGTCTTTGCGGTCCTGTTCGCCTACTCATTCTATAAAGTGAAAAAGCATAAAGGCCTGCCGGTGAAAAAAGCCCGAGCGCCTAAAACCGCAGCCAAGGAGGCAGACGCATGA
- a CDS encoding Tim44 domain-containing protein — MEVRQRGLIAGVLTAALLVAPLTAEAKRAGSGKSHGMSRQAAPAQPYQQPRQAAPVQQPAAPAKSGSNVGGMVAAGVAGAAIGAVAANAMADDKNTQAASEAQAPAEEKGGIPSWIWILLAAGAAFFIFRKMGAKKKLASNPYAPNSGTPNSAPFGQQNAAPRSPAGDNSNIFGQAVGGSAAANAPFGGSAYTNSGSQLPDGSEPASFLRIARQRFNHIQSMNSASNIAEIQRYLTPDLYQSMRNDIMGNQDQDVAEFSNLNAMVADSATENGQYIVSVRFTGTVSEDLNSLPQPFAEVWHFVKPAGSNQDWLVAGIQQEG, encoded by the coding sequence ATGGAAGTTCGACAGCGTGGGTTGATTGCGGGCGTTTTGACCGCTGCTTTACTGGTTGCGCCTTTGACTGCGGAAGCAAAACGCGCAGGCAGCGGCAAAAGCCACGGCATGAGCCGTCAAGCCGCTCCAGCTCAGCCTTACCAACAGCCTCGTCAAGCTGCTCCAGTACAACAGCCAGCCGCTCCGGCAAAATCCGGTTCTAATGTCGGCGGCATGGTTGCAGCCGGCGTAGCGGGCGCGGCCATTGGCGCAGTCGCTGCAAACGCGATGGCGGACGACAAAAACACGCAGGCTGCTTCTGAAGCTCAGGCTCCGGCTGAAGAAAAAGGCGGCATTCCAAGCTGGATCTGGATTCTGCTGGCTGCCGGCGCTGCCTTCTTTATTTTCCGCAAGATGGGCGCAAAAAAAAAACTAGCCAGTAATCCCTATGCGCCAAACAGCGGCACGCCGAACAGCGCGCCGTTTGGCCAGCAAAATGCAGCGCCGCGCAGCCCTGCCGGAGACAACAGCAATATCTTCGGCCAGGCTGTAGGCGGTTCCGCAGCAGCCAATGCGCCGTTTGGCGGCAGCGCTTATACCAATTCAGGCAGCCAGCTGCCGGACGGTTCAGAGCCTGCGTCCTTCCTGCGCATTGCCCGCCAGCGCTTCAACCATATTCAGTCCATGAACTCTGCAAGCAACATTGCAGAAATTCAGCGCTACTTGACGCCTGACCTGTACCAGTCGATGCGCAATGACATTATGGGCAATCAGGATCAGGACGTTGCTGAGTTCTCCAACCTGAATGCAATGGTTGCAGATTCCGCCACTGAAAATGGCCAGTATATTGTCAGCGTCCGCTTCACGGGCACTGTGAGTGAAGACCTGAACAGCCTGCCGCAGCCTTTTGCGGAAGTCTGGCACTTTGTGAAGCCTGCCGGTTCTAACCAAGACTGGCTGGTTGCAGGCATCCAGCAAGAAGGCTGA
- the radA gene encoding DNA repair protein RadA has product MSKVKTVYRCEQCGTDHPKWAGQCTDCGEWNCLSEVSLAPAVSHRAQPKMGAGGGYAGQAAAITTLNKVSVSRESRLATGIGEFDRVLGGGLVTGSVVLIGGDPGIGKSTILLQTATHMAAARSAALYVTGEESLSQVALRAQRLDLPTDQLKVMAETCVERICEVLAHERPAVAILDSIQTLYTETLQSAPGGVSQIRESAALLTRFAKNSGTSLFIVGHVTKEGALAGPRVLEHMVDCVLYFEGQSDSRFRMIRAVKNRFGAVNELGVFGMTDKGLREVSNPSAIFLSRYDEAIPGSIVLISREGTRPLLVEVQALVDDSQGQPRRVALGLDQNRLNMLLAVMHRHGGVQTSGQDVYVNIVGGLKITETGSDLAVLLACASSIRGKALPQQLAVFGEVGLSGEIRPVPNGQERLKEAVKHGFKHIILPRGNAPQSPIPGVNIISVARLHEALSEAMSLSEELS; this is encoded by the coding sequence ATGAGTAAAGTCAAAACTGTTTACCGCTGTGAACAATGCGGGACTGATCATCCCAAATGGGCAGGCCAATGTACGGACTGCGGTGAATGGAATTGCCTCAGTGAAGTCAGCCTTGCCCCCGCAGTAAGCCACCGGGCGCAGCCGAAAATGGGCGCAGGCGGCGGCTATGCGGGCCAGGCGGCGGCGATCACCACCTTAAATAAAGTTTCGGTTTCGCGTGAATCGCGCTTAGCGACAGGCATCGGCGAATTTGACCGCGTGCTGGGCGGCGGTTTGGTGACCGGCTCCGTGGTATTGATTGGCGGCGACCCCGGCATCGGCAAATCCACCATTCTGCTGCAGACAGCAACGCACATGGCGGCGGCCCGCAGCGCTGCGCTGTATGTCACCGGCGAGGAATCGCTTTCGCAAGTGGCGCTGCGCGCGCAGCGCCTGGACTTGCCGACTGACCAGCTGAAAGTCATGGCGGAAACCTGCGTAGAGCGGATTTGCGAGGTTTTGGCGCATGAGCGCCCTGCCGTGGCCATTCTGGACTCCATTCAGACCCTCTATACTGAAACCCTGCAGTCAGCGCCGGGCGGCGTATCGCAAATCCGTGAGTCGGCTGCCCTGCTGACCCGCTTTGCCAAAAACAGCGGCACATCGCTGTTTATTGTCGGCCATGTGACCAAAGAAGGCGCACTGGCCGGCCCGCGGGTTCTGGAGCATATGGTGGACTGCGTGCTGTATTTTGAAGGCCAGTCCGATTCGCGCTTCCGCATGATCCGCGCAGTAAAAAACCGCTTTGGCGCGGTCAATGAACTGGGCGTTTTCGGCATGACCGATAAAGGCCTGCGTGAAGTCTCCAATCCGTCGGCAATTTTCCTCAGCCGCTATGATGAAGCCATTCCCGGCTCTATTGTGCTGATCAGCCGTGAAGGCACGCGCCCGCTGCTGGTTGAAGTGCAGGCGCTGGTCGATGACTCGCAGGGCCAGCCGCGGCGGGTGGCCTTAGGCCTGGACCAGAACCGCCTGAACATGCTGCTGGCGGTGATGCACCGCCACGGCGGCGTGCAGACTTCCGGGCAGGATGTGTATGTCAATATTGTCGGCGGCCTGAAAATCACTGAAACCGGTTCGGACCTGGCTGTGCTTTTAGCCTGCGCGTCCAGCATCCGCGGCAAGGCGCTGCCGCAGCAGCTGGCGGTCTTCGGCGAAGTCGGCCTCTCCGGCGAAATCCGCCCGGTGCCGAATGGCCAGGAGCGCTTGAAGGAAGCCGTCAAGCATGGCTTCAAGCATATTATTCTGCCTCGGGGCAATGCGCCGCAAAGCCCGATTCCGGGGGTCAATATTATTTCGGTTGCCCGCCTGCATGAAGCCTTAAGCGAAGCCATGAGCCTGAGTGAAGAGCTGAGTTAA
- a CDS encoding DUF3325 domain-containing protein, with the protein MMFFLLIWSLSALGFFALASSMSKHQKQIFGHELDAAKTRTAAAGGWTLLIIALLICVLSGSVSNMISYWLGALTLAALFTGLCLSYLEARIKKIAIAIALTGLTAGLIYLF; encoded by the coding sequence ATGATGTTCTTTCTGTTGATCTGGTCGCTCAGCGCTTTAGGATTTTTCGCCTTGGCTAGTTCCATGTCCAAGCATCAGAAGCAAATTTTTGGACATGAGCTGGACGCTGCTAAAACCCGGACCGCCGCGGCCGGCGGCTGGACCCTGCTGATAATTGCCCTGCTGATCTGCGTTTTATCCGGTTCAGTCAGCAACATGATCAGCTACTGGCTGGGCGCGCTGACTTTGGCCGCTTTATTTACGGGGCTGTGCCTAAGCTACCTGGAAGCCAGAATTAAAAAAATCGCCATCGCCATAGCCCTGACCGGCCTGACAGCTGGGCTGATTTACCTGTTCTGA